Below is a window of Fibrobacter sp. DNA.
TAAAGTCATTGTTTGACCACTCTTTCTGGGCATGGCCGTTCATTTTGGTTTTGCGGTGACACTGCACAGGATTGAGTCCATCACCGGCGTAGTTTTGATCATCTGTGGATTTCAAGGTCCAACTGGAGGTCAGTCCGGCGGCACTCGTGCTCAGAGGTGGATTGTAAAGCTTGACTGTATCTCTGTCGTTTTCGTATTGATTGGTGAAAGCTGTACTTCCAATCCCGTCATCACGGTGAGTCACTTCACCATCGAGAATATGGACCATCAGGTAATCTTTATCCACAACGCTGACTTCGACAAGTTTTGCTCCTTTGGATGTAAACCCCGATCCGGTAGAGAGTATGAGTATTAAGGTCGGCAGAATCAGTTTACGAATTTTCATTTTATATCTCCTTCTCAAGGTGCTGATTCTTATTCTGAAGTGACTCATAAATTATATAACTGTTCCCGGAATAATATCCCTTTTTTCTTGATGAGACCGGAATATCGGCATTCTTCAATATTAGTAATAAATAGCTAACGAGACTCCGGGGAGTGGCGGAACGAGCATGTTTTTCCTGACAGATGACTGGGATAGCTTTGGGATCGAGATGGTAAGGAGATGAAACGGAATGACATAAATACAGATCAGTTGACCACATCAGCGAGGTACATTCCTGAACGTGGGCAAAAGCGACATCGAATGATTCAGATTCAGGAAACAGTTGTGGCTGTTGAATGTTTATTTATTAGCCATAACCTTTGCTATTAATGAAGATATCAGGAAACAGAGGTTACTTTGGGAGGGGGACTGTAATGTCTTTAATTCACCTCCGGGGTGAATTAAAGACTCAGTGAGGCCCTTTTTTGTTCAATTAAGTCACTATTTCACCCCGGAGATGAAATAGTGAACAGAGAAAAGAAACGAAATCCGTTTCCTGCAAAATTACTCAGATTAATTTTACTGTTTTCTGCTTTATTGCAGTTTTGCGGGGGCAAGCCCAAGTCGATTTTACATTATCTGTTCCCTGGTGCTTTCCTGCTCAGAATAGTCTGTGGGCATTTATGCTGATTCCTCACCCTTCATCGCTTGCACTGAGCGAAGTCGAAGTGCATACTCCCGAAATGATCCCCAAAGCTGGAAAATCCCTATGGAAAGAGACATATCTCTTTTTATTGCTTTTTAATTGACAATTCCCCTTATCACCTCGATCACTGCCTCCACTCCATCTCCCACACTGCTCTTCTCCATCGCCGCTCTCATCTCTTCCCGTTCAGTAAAGGCCTTATCTATGCTGCTTACAAGTGTAGATGGCGTGAGGTCATTCTGGGGAAGAACTCTGCTGAAACCCTGTTTCGCAAAAGATTCAGCATTGAGTATCTGATCACCGCGGGATGCATTTGTCGCAAGAGGAATCAGAAGGTTAGGTTTATGAAGAGAGAGGAGTTCAAAGAGAGTTGTAGCGCCGGAACGGGAGATAACGAGATCCGCAAGTGAAAAAAGATGCGGCAGTTCATCATTGACATATTCAAACTGTGCATAACCTGGGAGAGTATCACCGAGATTTCCTTTCCCGCAGAGATGGCAAATATTGTACGTCTTGACAAGATCCGCAAGAGAAGACCTGAGAATTGCATTTACCACCAGTGATCCCTGGCTTCCCCCGATCACCATCAGAACCGGCTTGTCATCCTGAAAGCCGCAAAGTCGTCTACCCTCATTTGCATCTCCTCCCAAAAGGGTTTTTCTTACCGGAAGACCTGTGTGCACTCCTTTACCAGAGGGGATAAATCTGCCGGTCTCCGGGAAACTGTAACAGATCTTTTCAGCAAAAGGAGAAGAAAGCCTGTTTGCAAGACCGGGGGTTATATCCGATTCATGGATAATTACAGGTCTGCGCAGGCACCAGGCTGCCCAAACTACCGGACATGAAACAAATCCACCTTTACTGAAAACAATGTGCGGCCGTAGCTTTGCCATGATAATAAGAGACTGGAAAAACCCGGCAGCGATCCGGAACAGGTCTGTTATGTTTTTCCAGTCAAAATAGCGTCTGAGCTTACCGGCGCTGATTGGATGGTAAGGAATACCCTCTCGCTTAATCAATTCAAGCTCTATTCCGTTTTTTGATCCCATGTAATGTATCTGGAAGCCAAGTTCCCGAAGTCTGGGCAGCAGCGCAATGTTGGGTGTAACATGGCCGGCAGTTCCTCCTCCGGTAAGCAGAATTTTTTTCACTGCATCTCCTGATTTGTGTTGTTTTAAAGGATCCTGTGGCAGGGTCCGATTTGAAAAAAATATAATCCCTGCGGAAAAGGGAGTCCGTCACTTGCCATTTTCATTGTTTCACCTCGCAGGTGAATGCAGGAACGACCTAGAGGTGAGGGTGTTCGTGTGGGGAACAATGTCGCCCTGAAACGTCATGCCTGTGAAAACAGGCATCCAATGTATGTGGGTGAACCAATGTTACCTTGAGGGATCATACCTGTGTAAACAGGTATCCAGATGATTTGATATGATTAGAATAAATCTGTTTTTACATCGAGATGAAGGGTATGCTTGTAAAGAAATTGTGCGGTATTTTGGCATCATACCCGGAAAAA
It encodes the following:
- a CDS encoding undecaprenyldiphospho-muramoylpentapeptide beta-N-acetylglucosaminyltransferase, which produces MKKILLTGGGTAGHVTPNIALLPRLRELGFQIHYMGSKNGIELELIKREGIPYHPISAGKLRRYFDWKNITDLFRIAAGFFQSLIIMAKLRPHIVFSKGGFVSCPVVWAAWCLRRPVIIHESDITPGLANRLSSPFAEKICYSFPETGRFIPSGKGVHTGLPVRKTLLGGDANEGRRLCGFQDDKPVLMVIGGSQGSLVVNAILRSSLADLVKTYNICHLCGKGNLGDTLPGYAQFEYVNDELPHLFSLADLVISRSGATTLFELLSLHKPNLLIPLATNASRGDQILNAESFAKQGFSRVLPQNDLTPSTLVSSIDKAFTEREEMRAAMEKSSVGDGVEAVIEVIRGIVN